The sequence below is a genomic window from Cicer arietinum cultivar CDC Frontier isolate Library 1 chromosome 6, Cicar.CDCFrontier_v2.0, whole genome shotgun sequence.
CATTTTCTcactattaataaatatttaaatattacaaaattgaCACTGCCTTTAAACTTCCTTGTGAAACCTTAATAAAAGCAGATTGTCTTCCACATTCTCTCCTCCAActcctttcttcttctctctctctctcaaactTCCTTAATTCCTTCGAACCATCACAAAACAGAATCAATGGCAAAACAACCACTCTGGTCACCACCCGAGTTCGACGCCACATTAAACTTCCCCTCCGAGTTCCCCTACGAGTTCGAACTATCCTCGCCAGAATCAACAGAAAGCAGTGACGAAGAAGAAAACTTCTTCGCAGGCTTAACTCAACGACTCAGTCAGTCAACACTTAACGAAACTCGCTCACAACTCAGTACCACACCACCCACCAAAACCCGTGACTTAGCCGGGTCACCTCAGTCTACGCTTAGTGGAATCGGTAGTTGGTCGGGTCGTAGCAACAGCTCCGGCTCCGGTAGCCCCAACGGAAATTCTCGTGTTCCGTCGCCGGTAACGGCGCCGTTTAACGACCCTTGGGAAGTTATCTACGCTGCTGCAGGACAAGTTGCAAGGTTAAAAATGAACAACAACCAAGTGGGTCCCACAAATGCTAACATTTTCTCCAATCAAAGTTTCAACCAGGTAAAAGCTTCTTCAACAAAAACCAAatcttaatttgttttttatgaacTAACATTCGAAGGGTtgtaattaatttgttgtttttttggTTGTATAGGTTGAACGAGAAGTGAAAAAGAAGCAAGAGTGTGGTTTTGTTTATGAAAGGGAAACGaatcaaaatcctaattggttGATTCAGCAACAACAGTTACTGATACAAAACAGAAGGCGTGAACTTGGTTATGAATCTGGAAGATGTAACGTTCCTTTGTCTTTTCAGTCTCAGCAGAATCAAAGAGTTCAATATGGTGGATCCGGGTCCGGGTTTCGGGTCATGGTTCCGGGTGGATCTTCTGCCAAAAGGGTTTCTGGTGGAACTGGTGTTTTTCTGCCTCGTCATTATCATACCCCTTCAGATTCTCGTAAGAAAACTGGTAAAATATTCATTTCCATTTTTGCCCCTttccttttctcttttttgtctTTCTGAGAATACAATTTCGTtgttgtttgattttgattctCTTTTGTTGTTAGGTTGTGCACCTGTTATGTTACCGGCTAAGACGGTTAATGCTATGAACTTGAACATTGAGGGCATTCATGTAAATGCACAACCGCGCTTCTCTAATGTTTTTGTTAACGATTTTGGTAAGAGGGTTATTTGAGTAAATTGGTCTATTGAGCTGTgaaagtatttttggaagggcTTTTTGAACTTATTTGTGTAGCGgggttttgtttttgtttgcaGATTTGTTGTTAGCGAGGAGAAACGCGCTTTTGAAGCAACAAAGATTAATTGCACGGCGGGAAGAAGCAGCCAGCTGTGAAATTCGGTTACCTCAGGAGTGGACTTATTGACTCTCTTGTATTAAAAGAAAGCACAAATATTATCCAAGGGAAAACTTTGTTGAAGAAATTAGCAGAAGGGATATTTTGTTGTGATATTTAGAAATGggtattttggttttttttttagtaaaggTTAAATTCAATAGTGTGTTTTGCTGGTGTAGTTGGAATAATGTAAAACTAGTTCTTGAGGAAGGAAGATTTTAGCTTTTGGGATCTGGTTTTAGCTGAAGAAATAGTTGAAAGTATAGCAAGTTTAGGGTAgggtcttttttattttttccttcttctcatcattatgttatattattaattttattattattaactaataAGATATTAGTGGGGAATTTTCTTTCATGTTATGGTGATGGGCGAAGGTATGGTGTAGTGTAACAACATTGGCCAAGTTATAATTTAAAGTCAAGCTAAAAGAAAATGTGTTTGGCATATTTGGTTGATTACCCttacttttgtaaaaaaattcctTGCTCATTAGGGTATAGTATGTAAGAAGTTTAACTATGCAATAAAGATGGCTCGTTTTATGTAATTTGCTGAAGACACCTCTACTTTTACTGCTGGTTTGAGTCTGTTTGAGAGTAtggtttgatttcatttttaagggtAAGTTTggttttatctttaaaaaaggTAAAATTCATTTGAGGTATTCTAATATAATTGTTACCTTTTTTGAACTAGCATCAAAGATacaaatttgagattttgttttTACAGTTCAGTTTTAACCTTTACATAAATCTATTCAAGATGTAACTTTTTTTGTATTTAACTCATATTTAGTTATACATATACTGTTAAATTGATGGTAAGAGGTTGGGAAGTGTaacttttttagattttttttaaatttttgtcaaactcatttttatttattatagagaAATGAATAAGTACATTAAGATAATAAATAGTTTTAAGGTAATATGAAAGAATAAAGTTATTTGGAAAGTAGTAAAATCTAAATGTTTCATTGGTTGATGTAAACAATCTTTAAATagactattaaaaaaaaattggcatTACTTAACACCGAAAAACTGAACCCTTAACgattaaatatttgttacatGATGCGAATTGTAATGATTATTTAAAGGGGAAAGTTTGCATATATGTAGAACATTGAGAAACAGCAAGGGGCAAagtgaaatgaaaaataaaagtgtcTCTATAGTTTGGTGGAACAATTATCCCTCCAATTGAttgaattcaaataataatgGGAAGGGACAGAAGGAGGGAAGGGTTAGGGGAGAGTGATAGATGTTGATTGGTTGCAGTTAGggcttcaaaaaatttgaatttgat
It includes:
- the LOC101505563 gene encoding uncharacterized protein isoform X2; the protein is MAKQPLWSPPEFDATLNFPSEFPYEFELSSPESTESSDEEENFFAGLTQRLSQSTLNETRSQLSTTPPTKTRDLAGSPQSTLSGIGSWSGRSNSSGSGSPNGNSRVPSPVTAPFNDPWEVIYAAAGQVARLKMNNNQVGPTNANIFSNQSFNQVEREVKKKQECGFVYERETNQNPNWLIQQQQLLIQNRRRELGYESGRCNVPLSFQSQQNQRVQYGGSGSGFRVMVPGGSSAKRVSGGTGVFLPRHYHTPSDSRCAPVMLPAKTVNAMNLNIEGIHVNAQPRFSNVFVNDFDLLLARRNALLKQQRLIARREEAASCEIRLPQEWTY
- the LOC101505563 gene encoding uncharacterized protein isoform X1, which translates into the protein MAKQPLWSPPEFDATLNFPSEFPYEFELSSPESTESSDEEENFFAGLTQRLSQSTLNETRSQLSTTPPTKTRDLAGSPQSTLSGIGSWSGRSNSSGSGSPNGNSRVPSPVTAPFNDPWEVIYAAAGQVARLKMNNNQVGPTNANIFSNQSFNQVEREVKKKQECGFVYERETNQNPNWLIQQQQLLIQNRRRELGYESGRCNVPLSFQSQQNQRVQYGGSGSGFRVMVPGGSSAKRVSGGTGVFLPRHYHTPSDSRKKTGCAPVMLPAKTVNAMNLNIEGIHVNAQPRFSNVFVNDFDLLLARRNALLKQQRLIARREEAASCEIRLPQEWTY